DNA sequence from the bacterium genome:
ATCAAGAATTTCAACATCGTCGAATCCCTCAAGGTCGAATTCGGCGAAGGCTTCCATGTTCTCTCCGGCGAAACCGGCGCCGGCAAATCCATCCTCCTGACCGCCTTGGCCTTCGCCCTCGGCGCCAAGGCCGACGCCGAGAC
Encoded proteins:
- a CDS encoding AAA family ATPase — protein: MLAEIHIKNFNIVESLKVEFGEGFHVLSGETGAGKSILLTALAFALGAKADAET